One Brassica napus cultivar Da-Ae chromosome A1, Da-Ae, whole genome shotgun sequence genomic region harbors:
- the LOC106452594 gene encoding aquaporin PIP2-7: MSKEVSEEGQTHSHGKDYVDPPPAPLLDMGELKSWSFYRALIAEFIATLLFLYVTVATVIGHKKQTGPCDGVGLLGIAWAFGGMIFVLVYCTAGISGGHINPAVTFGLFLARKVSLVRAVGYMIAQCLGAICGVGFVKAFMKTPYNTLGGGANTVADGYSTGTALGAEIIGTFVLVYTVFSATDPKRSARDSHIPVLAPLPIGFAVFMVHLATIPITGTGINPARSFGAAVIYNNEKAWDDHWIFWVGPFVGALAAAAYHQYILRAAAVKALASFRSSATN, from the exons atgtcgAAAGAAGTGAGCGAAGAGGGACAAACACACAGCCATGGGAAAGACTACGTCGACCCTCCACCAGCTCCCCTCCTCGACATGGGAGAGCTCAAGTCTTGGTCTTTCTACAGAGCCCTCATCGCCGAGTTCATCGCCacactcctcttcctctacgTCACCGTAGCCACCGTCATCGGCCACAAGAAGCAAACCGGTCCTTGCGACGGCGTTGGTTTGCTCGGTATCGCTTGGGCCTTCGGTGGTATGATCTTCGTCCTCGTTTACTGCACCGCCGGCATCTCTG GTGGTCATATTAACCCAGCTGTGACGTTCGGTCTGTTCTTGGCGCGTAAGGTGTCTTTGGTGAGAGCTGTTGGGTACATGATAGCTCAGTGTCTTGGAGCTATCTGTGGTGTGGGGTTCGTGAAAGCTTTCATGAAGACTCCTTACAACACTCTCGGTGGGGGAGCTAACACTGTTGCCGACGGTTACAGCACCGGGACTGCTCTTGGAGCTGAGATTATTGGGACGTTCGTTCTTGTTTACACCGTGTTCTCTGCTACTGACCCTAAGAGAAGCGCTCGTGACTCTCACATCCCC GTTTTGGCTCCACTTCCTATTGGATTTGCTGTGTTCATGGTGCATTTGGCTACCATCCCCATCACTGGAACTGGAATCAACCCAGCGAGGAGCTTTGGTGCTGCTGTTATCTACAACAACGAGAAGGCGTGGGATGACCAT TGGATTTTCTGGGTTGGACCGTTCGTGGGAGCACTAGCAGCAGCAGCTTACCATCAGTACATTTTGAGAGCTGCAGCAGTTAAGGCCTTGGCCTCATTCCGAAGCAGTGCAACCAACTGA
- the LOC106452692 gene encoding uncharacterized protein LOC106452692, with translation MNFNQQAHPDCVYSANPFHECASACLERIAQGHVIKKTPKKQGSKILSFSGSFGRKKKETHSQPLSPLSAKPYQNGGGGFGNANTPKAHRSVPPPVAVKNKNVSDSDKSFSSSSSTDPDDFYKHKPEVKLSQIIPLSPKPGKQEHNVKTETTLFNLLSSPIQHERESSDDYNDDDGYNNEIGVELDLESVMSDTFVSVGKYRVRSGSSAILTAIIEKQGDIAQNCKLESDSMRSRYLECLCSLMQELRSTPVGQLTKVKVKEMLAVLKDLESVNIEVAWLRSVLEEFARFQEHAESEKERQEGLVKAKREELEAQEAGLVRLEEEVGKARLRIMETRAVMVEMERERSRMEKMGFKMEKFKGKTFLDELM, from the exons ATGAATTTCAATCAACAAGCTCATCCGGATTGCGTATATTCTGCCAATCCTTTCCATGAATGTGCTTCAGCTTGTTTAGAGAGAATTGCTCAAGGCCATGTGATCAAGAAGACCCCTAAGAAGCAAG GTTCAAAGATTCTTAGCTTCTCAGGGAGTTTCGGTAGGAAAAAGAAGGAAACACACTCTCAACCGCTTTCACCGTTATCTGCAAAGCCTTACCAAAACGGTGGAGGCGGTTTTGGAAACGCTAATACCCCAAAGGCTCATCGTTCGGTGCCTCCACCTGTTGCCGTCAAGAACAAGAACGTTTCTGATTCGGATAAGTCgttctcctcttcttcatccacTGACCCGGATGACTTCTATAAGCACAAACCGGAGGTGAAACTCTCTCAGATCATTCCTCTTTCACCTAAACCAGGAAAGCAAGAACACAACGTGAAGACTGAAACTACACTGTTTAATCTCCTAAGCTCTCCAATACAGCATGAAAGAGAGAGCAGTGATGATTATAACGATGATGATGGTTACAACAATGAGATTGGAGTAGAGCTCGATCTTGAATCAGTTATGTCCGACACTTTTGTCTctgtcggaaaataccgagTGAGGTCTGGTTCGTCCGCAATTCTAACCGCTATCATCGAGAAACAAGGAGACATTGCTCAGAACTGTAAGCTGGAGTCAGACTCCATGCGGTCCCGTTACCTCGAGTGTTTATGCTCGTTAATGCAAGAACTCAGGTCAACTCCTGTCGGGCAGTTGACTAAAGTCAAAGTCAAAGAGATGCTCGCGGTTCTCAAAGACTTGGAGTCTGTGAACATCGAAGTGGCTTGGCTACGTTCGGTTCTTGAGGAGTTTGCGCGGTTTCAAGAACATGCAGAGAGTGAGAAAGAGAGGCAAGAGGGTTTAGTAAAGGCTAAGAGAGAGGAGCTCGAAGCTCAAGAagcgggtttggttcggttgGAGGAGGAAGTGGGCAAAGCGAGGTTGAGGATCATGGAGACACGGGCCGTGATGGTCGAGATGGAGAGGGAACGGTCGAGGATGGAGAAAATGGGATTTAAAATGGAGAAGTTTAAAGGCAAAACGTTTTTAGATGAGCTTATGTGA